CTGTTATAGTGCCAGTACCCTGGGCAGAAATAGGCTTGGGGCACTACTCCTCTTTTCCATCATAAAACCATCAGGAGAGTTTCGCACAAGTATAAACTTAAAACCCCTAAACACATGGGTCTCTTACAAAAGATTCCAGATGGAGTCAGTCAGGTCCACCTAATAAACAAGAACGCCCTAATGTGCACAATAGACTTAGTAGGCATTTTTCATCAGGTTCCTGTCCACCCGGCATCCCAAAAGGTTCCTGAGATATGCAGTGAGGGTGCCAGAACGGACCTGCCATTTTCAGTTCCAGTGTTTTCCATTTGGCCTAGCGTCAGCTCCTCACCAAGCTAGTCTCAGATGGTAGCTTTTCTAAGAAACCTGGGAAtaatcattactagtgttgagcgataccgtccgatacttgaaagtatcggtatcagaaagtatcgtccgataccggcaaagtatcggatctaatccgatacccgataccaatacaagtcaatgggactcaagtatcggacggtatccctgatggttcccagggtctgaaggagaggaaactctccttcaggccctgggaaccatattaatgtgtaaaataaagaattaaaataaaaaatattgatatactcacctctccgacgcagcctggactttaccgccgtaaccgggagccttctttgcttaaaatgcgcgcgtttaatggtttccgtgacgtcacggcttgtgattggtcgcgtagcggtcacatgggcgacgcgaccaatcacaagccgtgacgtaattttcaaatcctgaatgcctagaattaggcattcaggacctgaaaattacgtcacggcttgttgtgattggtcgcgtcgcggtcacatgggcggcacgcgaccaatcagaagccgtgacgtcacggaaaccattaaatgcgcgcattttaagcaaagaaggctcccggttacggcggtaaagtccaggggcctccggacaggtgagtatatccctattttttattttaattctttattttacacatttatatggatcccagggcctgaaggagagtttcctctccttcagaccctgggaaccatacactggaaacttccgattccgattcccgataccacgaaggtatcggatctcggtatcggaattccgataccgctaagtatcggccgatacccgatacttgcggtatcggaatgctcaacactgatcATTACACAATACCTGGTCGACTTTCCCCTAGTGGTGAATTCAGCGATAGAGCTCCAACACAGAAAAATCCATTGCGGTTATGTAATCCCTCGGCTGgatcaaacagaaaaaaaacaaaaaacaactaacTTCAGCATCAAAGAATGTTTTCTTGGGAGTCCTGCTGAATTCCAGTCACAGAACTTCCTTTGCCCATGGAGAAACAAAGAACTGTGCGGAGCAGAGTAAAGGAGCTTATGAAAGGTCGTATCTTGTGGGGGTGCACGCGAGCATCCCAGAAGCAAATCACCACGAAGATAAGCATCGagataagccggattactcaccggtaatgctcttttagtgagtccacgacagcaccctactggagagggatccgccccgcaggaacaggaaacctattgagaaataaatgggggcggtccgcctctcctcctcagttttgatttcagagtacccggaggaccgccagtattaggcaaatatcatttatttcattgtttaaacttatttgcttatgattaaaaggattttactcaaataatatgtattatattaatctagggagggatgtaagagggtgctgtcgtggactcactaaaagagcattaccggtgagtaatccggctttttactcttcgccacgacagcaccctactggagatctttcagagaccatcacctagggaggggaccaccgtgctgaggacagtcctgccaaagtctaggtcagaagttgacgataggtctagcctatagtggttataaaatgtagaagggtttgaccacgttgccgccttacatatagtttcaatcgggacgtctcccctctctgcccaggaggatgccatcgctctggtagagtgtgccgttatgccttccggagggttttctttcctcgcggagtaagccagtctgatagcctctctgatccaccgggataaggtgctttttgttactccatgacccttcttgacgccctggaaggaaataaacagagccctactctgtcgccagctgctggtcttttcaatgtattttaacactactcttttaacgtctagagtgtgatatttttgttcttcaggagtggatggattactgaagaaagtgggcaagattatttcttgtgacctgtggaatttttttgctactttgggcaggtaggaagggtctggtttaagaattagcttatcctgaaaggttaacaaaaaaggtggatctatagagagtgcttggatgtcactgattctcctagctgaagtcagtgctaccaagagggccgtttttagtgatagacatttaattggtattgagtctattggctcgaatggagagtctgttagggcttgtaagactaaatttaaatcccagggtggaatcctaggtatgttaactggattcattctttcgcaggccgtaataaatctggatacccatctatcccccgcgatgttatggccatagagggctcctagcgctgaaacatgaacctttaaggtgtttacagttagacctagttctctccctttttgaagaaactccaggatagaatgtatcggaatttctgatgtgtcggtagatgtatggaattgaagaaatttcttccatattcttgtatagatttttgtggtggagggttttctactatggagaagcgtatcaattaaaccccccgagaatcctctcgatcttaacatctgcctctcaagttccaggccgtcaggtgtagattgtccacctgagggtggaaaaacggaccctggaagagaaggttgggcgttgaggggaggacccaaggatctgagaccgacatggtctgtaaccatgagaaccatggtctcttgggccagaatggagctatcagtacaactctcgccccttcttccctgattttgcgtataacttgaggaagcaatatgatcggaggaaacgcgtacgccagactgaactgccaaggggcttggagagcgtccagaatgtccggatgatccgctggagatagagaagcaaatctccggacttttctgtttttccttgtggcgaagagatctatctgaggacggccccaaagagatattatgtccagaaatatctgctggtttagacaccactctccttgcctcagggtgtgtctgcttaagaagtccgcctgctgattgcttgctccccttatgtgcaatgcagtaagggatgttaggtgactttctgctagatttaagatttccgtagcagaagacatcagagtctctgatcgcgtacctccttgccgatttagatacgccaccgtggtggtgttgtcggacaggactctgacgtcttttccccgaatctgtgggaggaaatggtataaggcgtattttacagcattcagttctttaaagttagaggagctgcaattTTCTTCCCTGCTCCATAGACCCTGGCAATAatcgttccccatatgagcgccccatccatgaggactggcgtcagtggttatggtgtgagatggcgttattacccatggaaccccactcaacaaatggtttgagtctagccaccactctaaggaagttaaaacctcctgagataaggttatttttgtatttaggtgaccaaataaccgtctatcctcttgtaaaatttgatgttgtagtactcgagtgtggtgttgagcccatctcactgctggtatacaagagataagagaccctaataacgacatagcttgtcttagggatatacgaggattagttattgcagctaggactttgtgtctgatcagtaggatttttacctgcggcaggagacacttttgggatatggagtctaactggaaccccaaaaacgcctgacgggaaagcggagtgagtctggatttgtcggtattgattatccagcccaggtcctgtagagaggaaattgcgtgagccaaACGATCggcacattgagtaactgaatttcctattaccaaaaagtcatccagatagggcacaatcaaagtttccttctggcgtaggtatgccatcacctctagcattatcttggtgaagatcctcggcgctgttgagaggccgaagggtaaggccgcatactggaagtgacgaacctcgttgttgatttttaccgccactctgaggaatttttggtatctgttatgaatggggagatgatagtaagcatcctttagatcaatgccccccatcatacagtttgggaagaggagttttatggtggacctaatggactccattttaaatgtataattttcaatgaatgaattgagttttttaaggtttatgatggttctgaaagaaccgtcgggcttagagattaagaataggggagaatagaatcccctaccctcctgtcccactggcacttggactaggacccgttttgatattagggtttgaatttcaagctctaaagcctgttgctgtataggcgagctgagagttgttataatataagactcgtggggtacacgagagaattttaatttaattccatctcggacgatatttaaaacccacgagctagatgttatcttctcccattgggtggtgaaaaatttaagtctgcccccaactggtatgtcctcagtatttgtcttttggggggttgggtcttctaaacatggtacctctctgcttgtcgtccttaggggtccatgttgtagacctatccgtttgcctccttttgccaaacggcctccttttaaaggctctcctgtaaaacggaatagaggtttcaggaaaagctttcttcctgtcctttgcctttttgagtatctcatctaaggttttaccaaagaggtactcaccctcacatgggattgcgcatattttagacttagattgcgcgtcccctttccaactcttcatccatagggctcttcttgcgttatttacaaggcccgcagatcttgctgctaaacggagtgagtcggcggaggcgtctgccagaaaggccgctgctcctcgtattaaagggatggctgctcttagtttttccctcgagcttttcttttcaatttgctggtctaactgatcaatccagatgatcattgaccgggccgcgcaagtgctggctactgcaggtttgaatatccctgtagccgcttcccaggaacgtttaagggatgattcagccttacgatccaaaggatcgaccaatagtcccgcatcctccacaggtagagtggattgtttggaggtagaggctacagctgcgtcgaccttagggactttggtccaagtaagaagctcctcgtcactaaacggatatttgcgttttgaggctgagggtagaaagcctctctgatcttgcttctcccactctcttttaatcaatgttttcactgctggaataaccggaaaacatctcctctttctgtctgccaaacccgcgaacattatttcttgcgcggtttgcgcacccttagactcctcacaccccatggtatttcgaatagattttaccaagttgtccacactgtccaaggggaaacatgagcgtccctcaatctctgatgaggatgatgacgctggacatgatgatagggaggcatctgacagtatcggttggtcactgtcggagtctgacacaagtgttggcgttttagatttagaactacgcggtttttcctgggtcatattttttagttcttctctaataatggcccgtaggtccgtaatggacactgctgctccctgtgtttcttttaaacagtcctcacaaagttttttggggtatgagtcagggaggggctggttacacaaggcacattccctgtgcttcgttttttgtcgttttttgctctaagcgtgtaagtagagagagaaagggaaaagagagagatagggagacagcgttagcttaataggtagagttcacaactcacccagtgaagcaaataataccggatcagaaggccgagatcctgttctgga
This is a stretch of genomic DNA from Ranitomeya variabilis isolate aRanVar5 chromosome 6, aRanVar5.hap1, whole genome shotgun sequence. It encodes these proteins:
- the LOC143783094 gene encoding lamina-associated polypeptide 2, isoforms alpha/zeta-like: MTQEKPRSSKSKTPTLVSDSDSDQPILSDASLSSCPASSSSSEIEGRSCFPLDSVDNLVKSIRNTMGCEESKGAQTAQEIMFAGLADRKRRCFPVIPAVKTLIKREWEKQDQRGFLPSASKRKYPFSDEELLTWTKVPKVDAAVASTSKQSTLPVEDAGLLVDPLDRKAESSLKRSWEAATGIFKPAVASTCAARSMIIWIDQLDQQIEKKSSREKLRAAIPLIRGAAAFLADASADSLRLAARSAGLVNNARRALWMKSWKGDAQSKSKICAIPCEGEYLFGKTLDEILKKAKDRKKAFPETSIPFYRRAFKRRPFGKRRQTDRSTTWTPKDDKQRGTMFRRPNPPKDKY